From one Lycium barbarum isolate Lr01 chromosome 6, ASM1917538v2, whole genome shotgun sequence genomic stretch:
- the LOC132645165 gene encoding arginyl-tRNA--protein transferase 1-like yields MSEKKKKMGSEASSSSSSHSNSNSSGDSVVDDVGQCRSSCDYCKSGGRTSISHRLWARSLTVDDYQALLDRGWRRAGCLLYKPEMETTCCPSYTIRLKSTDFVPSKEQRRVLKRMQRFLDGTLDKSSDDLKDSSGDSQPGNLEEKYKTEPLIPHMESQIDKAVHVCIGGGDLSSDFQFPRASVKKVAPAKRKLSTQGSEDLLFTSSISFQIAATLRRQRKDVEHEKSSELGAGERGQAADTPKVIAEKLGSHLNSLAESLGLLVRACNGHINFYSSERRVAVVSNQNESKQSSSRSCSKESFSSTAHENPELKRRTFEAHLKRASFDPEEYSLYRRYQISVHNDSPDEVAESSYRRFLVDTPLIFVPPSSGDLTVPPCGFGSFHQQYLIDGRLVAVGVIDILPKCLSSKYLFWDPDFAFLSLGKYSSLQEIRWVAQNQVHCPSLQYYYLGYYIHSCSKMRYKAAYRPSELLCLLRYQWVPFDVAKPLLDRKRYIVLSDFATQNGEPLPLSTLENYEEETDEQRFHGSNDIFVGEDEDEEMDEFNYEDSDDELVVESSDIKLPKAED; encoded by the coding sequence ATGtctgagaagaagaagaagatgggaAGTGAAgcgagcagcagcagcagcagtcataGCAATAGCAATAGCAGCGGTGATTCAGTGGTTGATGATGTTGGTCAGTGTAGAAGCTCATGTGATTACTGTAAATCTGGTGGACGCACTAGTATCTCTCACAGATTATGGGCACGCAGTCTGACAGTTGATGACTATCAAGCCCTTCTAGATAGAGGATGGAGAAGAGCCGGCTGTCTCTTGTACAAACCTGAGATGGAAACGACATGCTGTCCATCTTACACCATCCGTCTCAAATCAACTGATTTTGTTCCTTCCAAGGAACAACGTCGAGTGCTGAAACGAATGCAGAGGTTTCTGGATGGCACATTGGATAAAAGTTCAGATGACTTAAAGGATTCTTCAGGCGATTCACAACCAGGTAACCTTGAAGAAAAGTACAAAACTGAACCGTTGATCCCCCATATGGAAAGTCAGATAGATAAAGCAGTACATGTGTGCATTGGAGGTGGGGATCTTTCTTCTGATTTCCAGTTTCCAAGAGCCTCTGTGAAAAAGGTTGCACCTGCGAAAAGAAAGTTATCCACTCAAGGGTCAGAGGATCTGTTATTTACCAGCAGCATCTCTTTCCAGATTGCAGCTACTTTAAGGCGACAAAGAAAAGATGTTGAGCACGAAAAATCATCAGAATTGGGGGCTGGGGAAAGGGGGCAAGCTGCTGATACCCCAAAAGTGATTGCTGAAAAACTAGGGAGCCATCTAAACAGTCTAGCAGAATCATTGGGCTTATTAGTTAGAGCTTGCAATGGACATATAAACTTCTACTCTTCCGAAAGACGAGTTGCCGTAGTCAGTAACCAGAATGAGTCGAAGCAATCCTCATCAAGAAGCTGTAGTAAAGAGAGCTTCTCATCAACAGCACACGAAAACCCCGAGCTCAAAAGGAGGACATTTGAGGCTCATCTTAAAAGGGCCAGTTTTGATCCCGAAGAATATTCCTTGTATAGGAGGTACCAGATTAGTGTGCACAATGATTCTCCTGATGAAGTCGCTGAGAGCTCATACAGGAGATTTTTGGTTGATACACCCTTAATATTCGTTCCACCGTCATCAGGGGACCTTACCGTTCCCCCTTGTGGCTTTGGTTCTTTCCATCAGCAGTATCTGATTGATGGACGGCTAGTTGCAGTTGGTGTCATAGATATTCTCCCCAAGTGTCTGTCGAGTAAATATTTATTCTGGGATCCAGATTTTGCCTTCTTATCATTAGGTAAGTATTCCTCCCTACAAGAAATAAGGTGGGTTGCACAGAATCAAGTACATTGTCCAAGTTTGCAGTACTATTATCTGGGCTACTACATTCACTCCTGCAGCAAAATGAGATACAAAGCAGCATACCGGCCTTCTGAGCTTCTCTGCCTGTTGCGTTATCAGTGGGTTCCATTTGATGTTGCCAAGCCACTGCTTGACAGGAAACGGTACATAGTTTTATCTGATTTTGCCACACAAAATGGAGAGCCTCTTCCGCTGAGTACCCTTGAAAATTATGAGGAGGAAACGGATGAACAGCGCTTTCACGGATCAAATGATATTTTTGTTGGTGAGGATGAGGATGAGGAAATGGACGAATTTAATTATGAAGATTCAGATGATGAATTGGTTGTTGAGAGCAGTGACATCAAACTGCCCAAAGCAGAAGATTGA
- the LOC132644306 gene encoding receptor-like protein 50, whose protein sequence is MRSQMVSQLFLILLISICCRMSYVVAANSSKCLQDQKMLLLQLRNNLTYDSEVSTKLVNWNERIDCCQWQGVTCNGAGQVISLDLTNELFSGSINPLANLKFLSVIRLDGNYLSAPIPEFFADFTNLTVLSLNSCNLIGEAPQKIFQVPTLQTIDLSVNEMLGGSLPEFPPNGSLQALRLSRTKFSGILPESIGNLKMLSHVELEACNFTGPIPTSMENLTHLVHLDFDWNSFSSSFPSFKLSKNLTFIRSARNKLTGISSDWEGFDNLEYLDLSNNSISGLIPASLFYLPSLTALVLSNNKFSGQITDLQNVTSPLEDIDLSANKLEGPIPEFIFELHGLFGLSLSSNKFNGTVQLKKFTEFDKLLSLDLSHNSLSVDTDISESEFSLLPQLNSFMLASCNLQNISFLKNQSKLSMLDLSNNQLTGEIPNWLVEINDGLLRFLNLSFNKFTHIQEPYTFGFLNYLNLHSNLLTGVIPLPPRAAAYIDFSDNNFATLIPPDFGNYLVTAQFLSIANNKVIGSIPSSICNSSYLEVLDLSNNSLHGTIPPCLAEKSSTLKVLNLGKNNFIGNIPEKFSYNCELESLDLSQNHLTGLLPRSLSNCTRLKVLNLGNNKIKDTFPCWLRDNSNLRVLVLRFNGFHGNIDCSRASSNWTSLQIMDLASNNLSGILPRGSLLELKALMVDPSLAYSRSDILHFGSQLGSVYYQDRVTVSLKGQNVELTKILLFFTSIDFSSNNFVGDIPETVGDLQLLYLLNISHNNLTGQIPSAIGNLKQLGSLDLSFNRLGGNIPEKLASLTSLSVLNLSYNELVGMIPRGNQIQTLEDAFIGNKGLCGFPLNITCKNNSAVTPPQQPELEEDRFISRTEIYVSVELGFVVGIGIIFIPLLLSKRWNHLYNKLVDRLILRIFQQQDQDGRTSKSSRVVSRKKAAGKSRGTR, encoded by the coding sequence ATGAGAAGTCAAATGGTTTCTCAGCTTTTCTTGATCCTACTAATCTCCATTTGCTGTAGAATGAGCTATGTAGTGGCAGCTAATTCCAGCAAGTGTCTTCAGGATCAGAAGATGTTGCTTCTGCAGCTCAGAAATAACCTTACTTATGATTCTGAAGTATCCACCAAGCTAGTGAATTGGAATGAGAGAATTGATTGCTGTCAATGGCAGGGTGTCACTTGCAACGGTGCAGGCCAAGTTATTAGTCTTGACCTTACTAATGAATTGTTTTCAGGCAGTATCAATCCATTAGCAAATCTTAAGTTTCTCTCTGTAATCCGTCTTGATGGGAACTACTTATCTGCTCCAATTCCGGAGTTCTTCGCGGATTTCACCAATCTAACTGTCTTGAGTCTAAATTCCTGCAACTTGATAGGAGAAGCACCTCAGAAAATATTCCAGGTACCAACTCTGCAGACTATTGACTTATCAGTAAATGAGATGCTTGGGGGTTCTTTACCTGAATTTCCTCCAAATGGATCTCTCCAAGCACTGCGGCTTAGTCGTACAAAATTTTCAGGAATTTTACCCGAGTCTATAGGGAACCTTAAGATGTTGTCACATGTTGAACTTGAAGCTTGTAATTTTACAGGTCCAATTCCAACTTCTATGGAAAATCTAACCCACCTTGTTCATCTGGATTTCGACTGGAATAGCTTCTCCAGTTCGTTTCCATCTTTTAAGCTGTCCAAAAATCTCACTTTTATAAGATCTGCTAGAAATAAATTGACAGGAATATCATCCGACTGGGAAGGCTTTGATAATCTTGAGTATCTTGACCTGAGTAACAATTCAATTTCTGGGCTCATTCCAGCATCATTGTTTTACCTACCCTCACTTACAGCTTTAGTTCTGTCCAACAACAAGTTTTCTGGCCAAATAACTGACTTACAAAATGTAACTTCTCCACTAGAAGATATTGACTTGAGTGCCAACAAATTGGAAGGGCCAATACCTGAGTTTATATTTGAACTTCACGGTCTTTTTGGTCTTTCACTTTCATCCAACAAGTTCAATGGGACTGTGCAGTTGAAGAAATTCACAGAGTTCGATAAGCTTTTAAGTCTTGATCTGTCCCACAACAGTTTATCAGTTGACACAGATATAAGTGAATCAGAATTTTCCTTGCTACCCCAGCTGAATTCTTTCATGTTAGCATCATGCAATCTGCAAAATATTTCCTTCCTCAAGAACCAATCGAAGTTGTCAATGTTAGATCTATCAAATAACCAGCTTACCGGTGAAATACCAAACTGGTTGGTGGAAATCAATGATGGACTTCTTCGTTTTCTGAATCTTTCTTTCAATAAATTCACACATATTCAAGAACCTTATACATTTGGTTTTCTAAATTACCTTAATCTGCATTCAAATCTGCTCACTGGGGTTATTCCATTACCACCACGTGCAGCTGCATATATTGACTTCTCCGACAATAACTTTGCTACTTTGATACCGCCTGACTTTGGCAATTATCTCGTAACCGCTCAGTTCCTCTCAATTGCAAACAACAAAGTTATCGGTAGTATCCCTTCTTCAATCTGCAATTCCAGCTATCTTGAAGTACTTGACTTGTCTAACAACAGTTTGCATGGCACAATACCGCCATGTTTAGCAGAAAAGAGCAGCACACTGAAAGTACTTAACCTGGGAAAGAACAATTTCATAGGAAATATACCTGAAAAGTTTTCTTATAATTGTGAGTTAGAGAGCCTCGACCTCAGTCAGAATCACTTAACAGGTCTGCTTCCTCGTTCTTTATCCAACTGCACAAGGCTAAAGGTATTAAATCTTGGAAACAACAAGATCAAGGATACTTTCCCCTGCTGGTTGAGGGACAATTCAAATCTTCGGGTACTTGTATTACGCTTCAATGGTTTCCATGGGAACATTGATTGCTCTCGAGCGTCTTCCAACTGGACCTCTCTTCAAATCATGGACCTAGCTTCCAATAATTTAAGTGGCATTCTCCCCCGAGGTTCACTCTTGGAGCTAAAAGCACTGATGGTTGACCCATCTTTAGCATATTCACGCTCTGATATCTTGCATTTTGGGTCTCAACTTGGGTCGGTATACTATCAGGATAGAGTCACTGTTTCTCTTAAAGGACAAAATGTTGAACTGACAAAGATCCTTCTCTTCTTCACCTCCATTGATTTTTCAAGTAACAATTTTGTGGGGGACATACCAGAGACAGTTGGAGATCTCCAATTACTTTATCTTCTCAACATTTCACACAACAATCTCACAGGTCAAATCCCTTcagcaattggaaatttgaagCAATTGGGATCACTGGACCTCTCATTCAACAGGTTAGGTGGCAATATCCCAGAAAAGCTTGCTAGCCTCACATCACTTTCCGTCTTAAACTTATCATATAATGAATTGGTTGGAATGATTCCACGAGGCAACCAAATTCAAACCCTTGAAGATGCTTTCATAGGAAACAAGGGGCTCTGTGGGTTTCCGCTGAACATAACTTGCAAAAATAACTCAGCAGTGACACCTCCACAGCAGCCAGAACTTGAAGAGGACAGATTCATTTCAAGGACGGAGATTTATGTCAGCGTTGAGTTAGGATTTGTTGTTGGAATCGGGATCATCTTTATACCACTTTTGTTATCTAAAAGATGGAACCACTTGTACAACAAACTAGTCGACAGATTGATATTAAGAATATTTCAGCAGCAAGATCAAGATGGGAGAACTAGTAAGAGCAGTAGAGTAGTATCTAGGAAGAAGGCAGCAGGGAAATCAAGAGGCACTCGTTAA